The Methylomicrobium lacus LW14 genome window below encodes:
- the pabB gene encoding aminodeoxychorismate synthase component I, which yields MPQANLRKVSLPYFADSAALFSSIAGKPWAVFLDSGYPACTLDRYDILVADPVCTLVTRGGITEITRNGHTMPSADDPFDLVKHELGKIRQTKNELPFKGGAIGYFAYDLSRRVERLDSTAADLERIPEMAVGIYEWAVVVDHREQKSYLAGIARDPEYWQSLIDQFSRLPDERSAAPFRVLGAIKTNMDKTGYFRAFDRIKHYLAEGDCYQINLSQRFSALCAGDPWTAYRKLRELNAAPFSAYLNLPDVQVLSSSPECFLRLINGKVTTKPIKGTRPRKADENEDLLQMEILKNSPKDRAENLMIVDLLRNDIGKTCKQGSVRVPKIFAVESYATVHHLVSTVTGLLADGKHALDLLKHCFPGGSITGAPKIRAMEIIEELEPCRRGVYCGSIGYIGFDGNMDSNIAIRTLVHSDGEIRFWAGGGIVNDSVAEEEYQECFDKAAALLDLLRQFSDTR from the coding sequence ATGCCTCAAGCTAATTTGCGCAAGGTTTCCTTGCCGTATTTCGCGGATAGCGCCGCGTTGTTTTCGTCGATCGCAGGAAAGCCCTGGGCGGTTTTTTTGGACAGCGGCTATCCGGCTTGCACTTTGGACCGTTACGATATTCTCGTGGCCGATCCGGTGTGCACCTTGGTCACACGCGGAGGAATCACCGAAATTACCCGCAACGGCCACACCATGCCGTCGGCAGACGACCCTTTCGATTTGGTCAAGCATGAGCTGGGCAAAATCCGGCAGACGAAGAATGAATTACCGTTTAAAGGCGGAGCAATCGGCTATTTCGCCTACGATCTGTCGAGACGGGTCGAACGCCTCGACAGCACCGCCGCCGATCTGGAGCGGATTCCGGAAATGGCGGTCGGCATTTATGAATGGGCCGTCGTCGTCGATCATCGCGAGCAAAAAAGTTATCTGGCCGGCATCGCGCGCGATCCGGAATACTGGCAGAGCCTGATCGATCAGTTCAGCCGCTTGCCGGATGAGCGCTCGGCAGCCCCGTTCCGAGTGCTCGGCGCGATCAAGACCAACATGGACAAGACCGGTTATTTCCGGGCTTTCGATCGAATCAAACATTACCTGGCCGAAGGCGATTGTTATCAAATCAATCTTTCGCAGCGGTTTTCGGCTTTATGTGCGGGCGATCCGTGGACCGCTTATCGTAAATTGCGCGAATTGAATGCCGCACCGTTCAGCGCCTATCTGAATCTGCCCGATGTGCAGGTGCTGAGTTCTTCGCCCGAATGTTTTTTACGTTTGATAAACGGCAAGGTAACCACCAAACCCATCAAAGGCACGCGGCCGCGCAAGGCCGACGAGAACGAGGATCTTCTGCAAATGGAGATTCTAAAGAACAGCCCGAAGGACCGCGCCGAAAACCTGATGATCGTCGATCTGTTGCGCAACGACATCGGCAAGACCTGCAAGCAGGGATCGGTCAGGGTGCCGAAGATTTTCGCTGTCGAGAGCTATGCGACCGTGCACCATCTGGTCAGCACGGTGACCGGCCTGTTGGCGGACGGCAAGCATGCGCTCGATCTGCTGAAACATTGTTTTCCGGGCGGCTCGATCACCGGCGCGCCGAAAATCCGCGCGATGGAAATCATCGAGGAACTCGAACCCTGCCGGCGCGGCGTCTATTGCGGATCGATCGGCTATATCGGTTTCGACGGCAACATGGACAGCAATATCGCGATACGGACGCTGGTGCATTCGGACGGCGAGATCCGCTTCTGGGCCGGCGGCGGCATCGTGAACGATTCGGTCGCCGAAGAGGAATATCAGGAATGTTTTGACAAGGCCGCGGCCTTGCTCGACCTGCTCAGGCAGTTTTCGGATACACGATGA
- a CDS encoding uridylate kinase, protein MIVIKLGGSLAATGTLADCLDAIERKFGGRAVVVVPGGGLFADQVRFAQQQWQFDDVTAHRMALLAMQQMALLFNGLKPNWTIIPRIADLQDHPATRIWSPDPDELDQAGIPASWDITSDSLATWLAEQISAEELILVKSAPIEGSESLEELAARQIVDKAFWDYAADALFKITIINQHTLNG, encoded by the coding sequence ATGATCGTCATCAAACTCGGCGGCAGTCTCGCGGCGACCGGCACCTTGGCCGATTGTCTCGATGCGATAGAGCGGAAATTCGGGGGCAGGGCGGTCGTGGTGGTGCCGGGCGGCGGCCTGTTTGCGGATCAGGTCCGGTTTGCGCAGCAGCAGTGGCAGTTTGACGACGTGACCGCGCACCGGATGGCGCTCCTGGCGATGCAGCAGATGGCGCTGCTGTTTAACGGCTTGAAACCAAATTGGACTATCATCCCGCGTATCGCCGATCTGCAAGACCATCCGGCAACCCGGATTTGGTCGCCGGATCCGGATGAACTCGATCAGGCCGGGATTCCGGCCAGCTGGGACATCACCTCGGACAGTCTCGCGACCTGGCTCGCCGAGCAGATTTCGGCGGAGGAATTAATCCTGGTAAAATCGGCCCCGATCGAAGGGAGCGAAAGCCTAGAGGAGCTGGCCGCGCGGCAGATTGTCGACAAGGCGTTTTGGGATTACGCGGCGGACGCGCTTTTTAAAATTACCATCATCAATCAACACACATTGAATGGCTGA
- a CDS encoding DUF2959 domain-containing protein, whose translation MAEPNKPAEGDLVAYALTFIRRLFVKQIKSVYYNARETIGGDHKRAIVVHQVEQACVNLQETRNEFEDALQRFKMLVNVNDAALEHRYHQLNRKYQFCKSKSEAVSARIRAIEEVSEALFAEWEKELDEYSNRALKNHSKQQLKLARQNYARLIKALRMAEAKIQPVLSAFKDQVLYLKHNLNAQAIAALQHEFIEIGIDIAQLIQAMEKTIAEASSFVAVLSERKALPSP comes from the coding sequence ATGGCTGAACCAAACAAACCCGCGGAAGGCGATCTGGTGGCTTATGCCTTGACGTTTATCCGGCGCTTATTCGTCAAACAAATCAAATCGGTCTATTACAACGCCAGGGAAACGATCGGCGGCGATCACAAACGCGCGATCGTGGTGCATCAGGTCGAACAGGCCTGCGTGAATCTGCAGGAAACGCGCAACGAATTCGAGGATGCCTTGCAGCGTTTCAAGATGCTGGTCAATGTGAACGATGCGGCGCTCGAACACCGTTATCACCAATTGAACCGCAAATACCAGTTCTGCAAGTCGAAGTCCGAAGCGGTCAGCGCGCGGATTCGGGCGATCGAGGAAGTCAGCGAGGCGCTGTTTGCCGAATGGGAAAAGGAATTGGACGAATACAGCAACCGCGCCCTGAAAAATCACAGCAAGCAGCAGCTCAAGCTGGCCCGGCAAAATTACGCCCGCCTGATCAAGGCGCTGCGCATGGCCGAAGCGAAGATCCAGCCGGTGCTGTCCGCCTTCAAGGACCAGGTGCTGTATCTGAAGCATAATCTGAACGCGCAGGCGATCGCCGCCCTGCAGCATGAATTCATCGAAATCGGCATCGACATCGCGCAATTGATCCAGGCGATGGAAAAAACGATCGCCGAGGCCAGCAGTTTTGTCGCGGTGTTGTCCGAGCGGAAGGCGTTGCCGAGTCCGTGA
- a CDS encoding L-serine ammonia-lyase, whose product MAISVFDIFKIGIGPSSSHTVGPMRAAMLFAGKLEQQGIIGKVDRLQVELFGSLGATGKGHGTDKAVLLGLEGEAPDVIDTATIPQRLVAIREAGAIQLLRRYPLRFDEKADLLFQRKVLPYHSNGMRFTVFDATGSELLQTDYYSVGGGFVVTGAAAAADKLSHDDTRLPYPFTTGAELLKLCAAHDKPISALMMSNEKAWLSEEQIRQNLLNIWRVMQACVERGMREEGVLPGGMKVKRRAANLYRQLIGEIPRQTPGVPVGTLDWVNLFALAVSEENAAGGRVVTAPTNGAAGIIPAVLHYYWRFCEGANEDGVVRFLLTAAAIAILYKENASLSGAEVGCQGEVGVACSMAAGALAEVLGGTPEQVENAAEIGMEHNLGLTCDPVGGLVQVPCIERNAMGAVKAINAARIALRGDGTHFVSLDKVIKTMRETGADMKTKYKETSRGGLAVNLIEC is encoded by the coding sequence ATGGCTATCAGCGTCTTCGATATTTTTAAAATCGGCATCGGCCCTTCCAGTTCGCATACGGTCGGGCCGATGCGGGCGGCGATGCTGTTTGCGGGCAAACTGGAGCAGCAGGGTATCATCGGCAAGGTGGATCGGCTCCAGGTCGAGTTGTTCGGCTCCCTCGGCGCGACCGGCAAGGGGCACGGCACCGACAAGGCGGTGCTGCTCGGGCTTGAAGGCGAGGCGCCGGATGTGATCGATACCGCGACCATTCCGCAGCGGCTGGTGGCGATCAGGGAAGCCGGAGCCATTCAGTTGTTGCGGCGCTATCCGCTGCGTTTCGACGAGAAGGCCGATCTGCTGTTTCAGCGCAAGGTCCTGCCTTATCATTCGAACGGCATGCGCTTTACCGTGTTCGACGCAACCGGATCCGAACTGCTGCAAACCGATTATTACTCGGTCGGCGGCGGTTTCGTGGTGACCGGCGCGGCCGCGGCGGCCGACAAGCTGAGTCATGACGACACGCGTCTGCCATATCCGTTCACAACCGGCGCCGAACTTTTGAAGCTGTGCGCGGCGCATGACAAGCCGATCAGCGCGTTGATGATGAGCAATGAAAAGGCCTGGCTCAGCGAAGAGCAAATCCGTCAAAACCTGCTGAACATCTGGCGGGTAATGCAGGCCTGCGTCGAACGCGGCATGCGCGAAGAGGGCGTCTTGCCGGGCGGCATGAAGGTGAAGCGTCGGGCCGCTAACCTGTATCGGCAATTGATCGGCGAGATACCCCGGCAGACGCCGGGCGTGCCGGTCGGAACGCTGGACTGGGTGAACCTGTTCGCGCTGGCGGTCAGCGAGGAAAACGCCGCCGGCGGACGCGTCGTGACCGCGCCGACCAACGGCGCGGCAGGCATCATTCCGGCGGTGCTGCATTATTACTGGCGGTTTTGCGAAGGCGCGAATGAAGACGGCGTGGTCCGCTTTTTGCTGACCGCGGCCGCGATCGCGATTTTATATAAGGAGAATGCGTCGCTGTCCGGGGCCGAAGTCGGCTGTCAGGGCGAGGTCGGCGTCGCCTGCTCGATGGCGGCCGGCGCGTTGGCGGAAGTGCTGGGCGGCACGCCGGAGCAGGTCGAAAACGCGGCCGAAATCGGTATGGAGCATAATCTGGGCCTGACTTGCGATCCAGTCGGCGGTTTGGTGCAGGTGCCCTGCATTGAACGCAATGCGATGGGCGCAGTCAAAGCAATAAATGCTGCGCGGATTGCGCTGCGCGGCGACGGTACGCATTTCGTGTCGCTGGACAAGGTGATTAAGACGATGCGCGAAACCGGTGCGGATATGAAAACAAAATACAAGGAAACCTCGCGCGGGGGGCTCGCTGTGAATTTGATCGAGTGTTGA
- a CDS encoding YcbK family protein translates to MTKQPLENTNIDEDGAIASRRKFLKKLACGSLLALSGSEVATAAVRHVIHPHRHKHGHSHGHSHAKPIRALERHIQSRFMQNTPEPYYLHAAEHKTLAFEHTHTGDKLKLTYFERGRYITEALHEINYLLRDFRTDDIHPIDTALLDQLFVLKQTLGVNKPFHIISGYRSPLTNAQLRKHSHGVADHSFHMQGRAIDIRLEGVSSKTIRNAALTLAQGGVGYYPRDNFVHLDTGEFRNW, encoded by the coding sequence ATGACCAAGCAACCCCTAGAAAACACGAATATTGACGAAGATGGTGCTATTGCTTCAAGACGTAAGTTTCTGAAGAAGTTGGCTTGTGGATCTTTGCTGGCATTGAGCGGATCCGAGGTTGCAACGGCGGCGGTTCGGCATGTGATCCATCCGCATCGGCACAAGCACGGCCACAGTCATGGGCATTCACATGCAAAACCTATCCGCGCCCTTGAGCGGCATATTCAGTCGCGTTTTATGCAAAATACCCCGGAACCTTACTATCTGCATGCGGCTGAACACAAAACGCTCGCCTTCGAACATACGCATACCGGCGATAAATTAAAATTAACCTATTTTGAACGCGGCCGTTATATTACAGAAGCGCTGCACGAAATCAATTATCTGCTCCGCGACTTCCGTACCGATGATATTCATCCCATTGATACCGCATTATTGGATCAGTTGTTTGTTCTGAAGCAAACCCTGGGTGTGAATAAACCATTTCATATCATATCCGGTTATCGTTCTCCGCTCACCAATGCCCAGTTACGCAAACATAGCCATGGGGTTGCCGATCATAGTTTTCACATGCAAGGCCGAGCGATTGACATCAGGCTCGAAGGCGTATCCTCCAAAACGATTAGAAACGCGGCGCTGACTTTGGCGCAAGGCGGCGTGGGTTATTATCCTCGGGATAATTTTGTGCATTTGGATACGGGCGAATTTAGAAACTGGTAG
- a CDS encoding DUF3616 domain-containing protein: protein MKRISFRVERELIHQEICDASAAIALDEQHFVVANDEDNILKVYRSDISGGPVSGISGKDINDYFDNNPKDKEVDIEGAVQLGETLYWISSHGRNKDGESKPERHQFFANKLLADDGEKRFKQFGHSYTQLFEDMLKDERLKPYQLEAAEKLPPKAKGGLNIEGLAVTPNQELLIGFRNPIPGGKAIVLPLKNPKELIEKKRAHAIFGEPIELDLNGQGIRSIEYWASKNRFIIIAGAYDGSDQFALYQWSGLKNENPERIEVTGLPAHFRPESVLFYPHRDNQLHLLSDDGSIERIDRTPCKDINDKDHPQKYFRSVWIRTDDA, encoded by the coding sequence ATGAAAAGAATCAGCTTTCGTGTTGAGCGAGAACTCATACATCAGGAAATCTGCGATGCCTCAGCGGCGATTGCTCTTGATGAGCAGCATTTTGTTGTGGCGAATGACGAAGACAATATCCTAAAAGTCTATCGCTCCGACATATCGGGAGGCCCCGTTTCTGGGATTTCCGGGAAGGATATTAACGACTACTTTGACAATAACCCTAAAGATAAAGAAGTCGATATCGAAGGCGCGGTTCAACTTGGCGAAACCCTCTACTGGATTAGCTCTCATGGAAGAAATAAAGACGGTGAATCCAAGCCGGAACGGCATCAATTTTTTGCCAATAAACTATTGGCAGACGATGGCGAGAAGCGCTTCAAACAATTTGGGCATTCCTATACTCAACTATTTGAGGACATGCTGAAGGATGAGCGGTTAAAGCCTTATCAACTTGAAGCCGCGGAAAAACTGCCACCTAAAGCCAAAGGCGGGTTAAACATCGAAGGGCTGGCCGTAACGCCCAATCAAGAGCTACTCATTGGTTTTCGCAATCCCATTCCTGGCGGCAAAGCCATTGTTTTGCCTCTAAAAAATCCGAAAGAATTGATCGAGAAAAAACGTGCCCATGCGATTTTTGGCGAGCCCATCGAACTGGATTTGAATGGCCAGGGAATCCGAAGCATTGAATATTGGGCAAGTAAAAATCGCTTTATCATCATTGCCGGCGCTTATGACGGCAGCGATCAATTTGCTCTCTACCAATGGTCTGGGCTAAAAAACGAAAATCCCGAACGCATTGAAGTCACGGGTTTGCCCGCTCATTTTCGCCCGGAAAGCGTTTTATTTTATCCGCATCGGGATAATCAATTGCACCTTCTCAGCGATGATGGTTCGATCGAGAGAATCGATCGAACGCCTTGCAAGGACATTAACGATAAGGATCATCCCCAGAAATATTTTAGAAGCGTCTGGATTCGCACTGATGATGCATAA
- a CDS encoding ornithine cyclodeaminase, with protein MKVITVRDMQKLIATIGIEAFFGRLITSLEHDFSRWPDFRLSPRHATYYAHGVIELMPCADDRYYAFKYVNGYPGNPAKGKLSVVATGQLSDALTGYPLLLAEMTLLTAFRTAATCALAAKYLARKNSETLAIIGTGAQAEFQVLGFKRLFPLKEIRFYDKDPLAMIKFAHNLKTRNFALTPCDTIQEAVRQADIVITATAAYGRHRLFDLQDIAPGTHINAIGCDCPGKTELPPELLEAAKIVVEYLSQSLIEGEVQQCDAERIHAELWELTTGSKPGRENSDEITLFDAVGFALEDYSALRLLYQLALEHALGQELDLLPEPVDPKDLFGLLT; from the coding sequence ATGAAAGTCATCACGGTTCGAGACATGCAAAAGCTGATCGCCACGATCGGCATCGAAGCCTTTTTTGGCCGGCTGATTACCTCGCTCGAACACGACTTTTCCCGCTGGCCCGATTTTCGCTTATCTCCCCGCCATGCCACGTATTATGCCCATGGCGTGATCGAACTGATGCCCTGCGCCGACGACCGCTACTATGCGTTCAAATATGTTAACGGCTATCCCGGCAATCCGGCCAAAGGCAAACTCAGTGTCGTCGCGACCGGCCAGCTCAGCGATGCCCTAACCGGCTATCCCCTGCTGCTTGCCGAAATGACCTTGCTGACCGCATTCAGAACCGCCGCAACCTGCGCATTGGCGGCAAAATACCTGGCCCGTAAAAACTCCGAAACGCTCGCGATCATCGGCACCGGCGCGCAGGCGGAATTTCAGGTGCTGGGCTTCAAGCGCCTGTTCCCGCTCAAAGAAATCCGCTTTTATGACAAAGACCCGCTGGCGATGATTAAATTCGCGCATAATCTGAAGACCCGCAATTTTGCGCTGACGCCTTGCGACACGATTCAGGAAGCGGTCCGGCAAGCCGATATCGTAATTACTGCAACCGCCGCCTACGGCAGGCATCGATTATTCGATTTGCAGGACATCGCGCCCGGAACCCATATCAACGCGATCGGCTGCGATTGCCCCGGCAAAACCGAACTGCCTCCGGAACTGCTCGAAGCCGCGAAGATCGTGGTCGAATATCTGTCGCAATCGCTGATCGAAGGCGAAGTGCAGCAATGCGATGCCGAACGCATCCATGCAGAGTTGTGGGAACTCACGACCGGCAGCAAACCGGGGAGGGAAAACAGCGACGAGATCACTCTTTTCGATGCGGTCGGCTTTGCGCTGGAAGATTATTCGGCGCTCCGCCTGCTTTATCAGCTGGCTCTGGAGCATGCCTTGGGGCAGGAACTGGACCTGCTGCCGGAGCCTGTCGACCCGAAGGATTTGTTCGGGCTGTTAACCTAA
- the queC gene encoding 7-cyano-7-deazaguanine synthase QueC, which translates to MQKKAIILLSGGLDSVTVLALAQSQGYLCHALSFDYGQRHNAELNTARRIAERYRVADHKIIPLGLGAIGGSALTDDHIPVPMTPQDGIPITYVPARNTIFLAFSLGWAEVLNARDIFIGVNAVDYSGYPDCRPEFIEAFQKLADLATKAGVEGGHFTIHTPLIALSKAEIIKTGQALGVDYSQTVSCYAADPDGRACGLCDACRLRKNGFAAAGIADPTRYR; encoded by the coding sequence ATGCAAAAAAAAGCGATTATCCTGCTCTCGGGCGGGCTCGATTCGGTTACCGTGTTGGCGCTGGCTCAAAGCCAGGGCTACCTTTGTCATGCCCTCAGTTTCGATTACGGGCAGCGGCATAACGCGGAACTGAACACCGCGCGGCGCATCGCCGAACGCTATCGCGTCGCCGACCATAAGATCATTCCGCTGGGACTCGGCGCAATCGGCGGCTCGGCATTGACCGACGACCACATTCCGGTACCGATGACGCCGCAAGACGGCATTCCGATCACCTATGTGCCGGCGCGCAACACGATCTTTCTGGCATTTTCCCTGGGTTGGGCGGAAGTGCTGAATGCTCGCGACATTTTCATCGGCGTGAATGCGGTCGATTATTCCGGCTACCCGGATTGCCGGCCCGAATTCATCGAAGCCTTTCAAAAACTGGCCGATCTTGCGACCAAGGCCGGCGTCGAAGGCGGCCACTTTACGATCCACACGCCGCTGATTGCGTTGAGCAAGGCCGAAATCATCAAAACCGGGCAGGCCTTGGGCGTCGATTACAGCCAGACCGTGTCCTGTTACGCCGCCGACCCGGACGGCCGCGCCTGCGGCCTGTGCGACGCCTGCCGGCTGCGCAAAAACGGTTTTGCGGCCGCAGGCATCGCGGACCCTACGCGCTACCGCTAG
- the queE gene encoding 7-carboxy-7-deazaguanine synthase QueE: protein MSSLRISEIFFSLQGESNTVGLPTVFIRLTGCPLRCVYCDTEYAFTGGRKITIDEILAQVDAYGTPYVTVTGGEPMAQPGCLDLMTRLLDKGYSVSLETSGALDISKVDPRVIKVMDLKTPSSGEMGRNLYQNIGFLDHKDQIKFVIGSEEDYAWSKAALKEYGLPERCQILFSPVMGQQDPTDLADKILADRLPVRFQIQLHKLLWADARGK from the coding sequence GTGAGTTCTCTCCGCATTTCCGAAATTTTCTTTTCACTGCAAGGCGAATCGAACACGGTCGGCTTGCCGACCGTCTTTATTCGCCTGACCGGCTGTCCGCTGCGCTGCGTTTATTGCGATACCGAATACGCCTTCACCGGCGGCAGAAAAATCACGATCGACGAGATTCTCGCCCAGGTCGACGCCTACGGTACGCCGTATGTGACCGTCACCGGTGGCGAGCCCATGGCTCAGCCGGGCTGCCTGGACTTGATGACCCGCCTGCTCGACAAAGGCTACAGCGTATCGCTCGAAACCAGCGGCGCGCTCGACATTTCGAAGGTCGATCCGCGCGTGATCAAGGTGATGGACCTGAAAACGCCAAGTTCCGGCGAAATGGGCAGGAATCTTTATCAAAACATCGGCTTCCTCGATCACAAGGATCAGATCAAATTCGTGATCGGCAGTGAGGAAGATTACGCCTGGTCGAAGGCTGCGCTGAAAGAATACGGCCTGCCGGAACGCTGCCAGATTTTGTTTTCGCCGGTAATGGGCCAACAAGATCCGACCGACCTGGCCGATAAAATCCTCGCCGACCGGCTGCCGGTCCGCTTTCAGATTCAACTTCACAAACTGCTGTGGGCCGACGCCCGCGGCAAATAA
- the ybgF gene encoding tol-pal system protein YbgF, whose amino-acid sequence MSIRPLLLSALVGSLSVNAWALAPVVNDPSNPAGVPIPQAAASSKTLYELMSRIDQLQSEVRELTGKVEEQAYQNSELKKRLSTMYSDFDERVQNLENKSSGGSPEAAAPAGESAGDAAPPADLDNLQPSSEAQPAESNERATEAPADADQAPAAVPPPPSEPAAVSEDQDYKQAYDDLRNGRTAQSIEEFKAYLSRNPSGPLAGNAQYWLGEAYRVNQDFSASRAAFSKVLDSYAGSQKVPDALLKLGYLEIDLNNKAKAREYLTRVTNDYPNTNAARLAAKKLQSIQGQ is encoded by the coding sequence ATGAGCATACGTCCCTTGCTGCTGTCGGCGCTGGTCGGCAGCCTCTCTGTAAACGCCTGGGCGTTGGCTCCCGTGGTCAACGATCCCAGCAATCCGGCAGGGGTTCCGATCCCGCAGGCGGCTGCCTCCAGCAAGACCCTGTACGAGCTGATGAGCCGCATCGACCAACTGCAAAGCGAAGTGCGCGAACTGACCGGCAAGGTCGAGGAACAGGCCTATCAAAACTCCGAACTGAAAAAACGCCTGAGCACGATGTATTCGGATTTTGACGAACGCGTGCAAAATCTCGAAAACAAGTCCTCGGGCGGCAGTCCGGAGGCGGCGGCCCCAGCCGGTGAAAGCGCCGGCGATGCCGCGCCGCCTGCCGATTTGGACAATCTGCAGCCTTCAAGCGAAGCACAACCGGCCGAGTCAAATGAGCGCGCCACGGAAGCGCCTGCCGATGCCGATCAGGCGCCGGCCGCCGTTCCGCCGCCACCGAGCGAACCCGCCGCGGTATCGGAAGATCAGGACTACAAACAGGCCTACGACGACCTCAGAAACGGCCGCACGGCGCAGTCGATCGAGGAGTTCAAGGCCTATTTGAGCCGCAACCCTTCCGGTCCTCTGGCCGGCAATGCGCAATACTGGCTCGGCGAAGCGTACCGCGTCAATCAGGATTTCAGCGCATCCCGCGCGGCCTTCAGCAAGGTGCTGGACAGTTATGCCGGCAGCCAGAAGGTGCCTGATGCGTTGCTGAAGCTCGGTTATCTCGAAATCGACCTGAACAACAAGGCCAAAGCCCGCGAGTATCTGACTCGGGTTACGAACGATTATCCGAATACGAACGCAGCGCGTTTGGCGGCCAAAAAACTGCAATCGATCCAAGGCCAGTGA
- the pal gene encoding peptidoglycan-associated lipoprotein Pal, whose protein sequence is MKLNKTLLALAISAMFLTACSDDEADQALTDGSQMGASGINDASTGGLNNGAGLGGSQFGAGGSGNYPNSRLGPEFSDPNNPLSKSTIYFMLDSSQIQPDFEPVIAAHARYLASHPGQRLALEGHADERGSREYNIALGENRSKSVANLMRAQGASDSQFDLVSYGEEKPAAFGSDESAWELNRRVELVYK, encoded by the coding sequence ATGAAACTGAACAAAACACTCTTAGCTTTGGCAATAAGCGCCATGTTTTTGACCGCTTGCAGCGATGACGAAGCCGATCAGGCCTTGACCGACGGCTCGCAAATGGGCGCCAGCGGCATCAACGATGCATCGACCGGCGGGCTGAATAACGGCGCAGGTCTCGGCGGTTCGCAATTCGGTGCGGGCGGTTCTGGAAATTATCCCAATAGCCGCTTGGGACCCGAATTTTCCGATCCGAACAACCCGCTGTCCAAATCAACGATCTATTTCATGCTGGACAGCAGCCAGATTCAACCGGATTTTGAACCGGTGATCGCCGCACACGCCCGTTATCTGGCCAGCCATCCCGGCCAACGGCTTGCCCTGGAAGGCCATGCCGACGAACGCGGCTCGCGCGAATACAACATCGCTTTGGGTGAAAACCGCTCCAAATCGGTCGCGAACCTGATGCGGGCGCAAGGCGCCTCCGACAGCCAATTCGACCTGGTCAGCTATGGCGAAGAGAAACCGGCCGCCTTCGGCAGCGACGAGTCTGCGTGGGAACTTAACCGCCGCGTCGAACTGGTTTACAAATAA